One genomic region from Spirosoma sp. KCTC 42546 encodes:
- a CDS encoding ABC transporter permease, which produces MSRLGNYFIFLGTLFRNREKLRVYLSLILNECTSIGVGSVFIVALVNTFIGAVTCVQTAYNLTNPFVPRNIIALIVRDSSILELAPTLSCIVLAGKVGSNIASEIGTMRITEQVDALEVMGINSSSYLILPKVIASILMFPLLVIMAGFLAILGGYIAGTLAGVISSEDYVSGLRFEYKPFGVTFALIKTVVFAFLVSTISAYQGYRVSGGALEVGAASTAAVTNSCIAIVAADFILTQMLLT; this is translated from the coding sequence ATGTCTCGATTAGGTAATTACTTCATTTTTCTGGGCACTCTCTTCCGCAACCGGGAGAAACTCCGCGTTTATTTGAGCCTTATTCTGAACGAATGCACTTCTATTGGTGTCGGCTCTGTATTTATTGTCGCGTTGGTTAATACATTCATTGGAGCGGTAACCTGCGTACAAACGGCCTATAACCTTACCAATCCTTTCGTACCTAGAAATATAATCGCGCTTATTGTACGCGACAGTTCCATCCTGGAATTAGCCCCAACACTATCCTGTATTGTACTGGCGGGCAAGGTAGGATCAAACATCGCCAGCGAGATAGGTACTATGCGAATTACAGAACAGGTTGATGCGCTTGAAGTTATGGGAATCAATTCCAGTTCGTATCTCATTTTACCAAAGGTTATCGCGTCTATACTAATGTTCCCCCTCCTGGTCATCATGGCTGGTTTTTTAGCCATTTTGGGTGGTTATATTGCCGGAACGCTAGCTGGTGTCATATCGTCGGAAGATTATGTATCTGGTCTACGTTTCGAGTACAAGCCGTTCGGCGTTACGTTTGCGCTCATTAAGACGGTCGTATTTGCCTTTCTTGTCTCTACCATTTCAGCTTATCAGGGCTATCGGGTGAGCGGTGGTGCGCTCGAAGTTGGCGCAGCTTCTACTGCGGCTGTTACCAATAGTTGTATTGCCATTGTGGCCGCCGACTTTATCCTGACTCAAATGCTGCTAACTTAA
- a CDS encoding Do family serine endopeptidase has translation MKSNWKLLALMALLSSAITLAAYNLLGFNNRDVIFNESSPIPTITGRLASMPGGPSAVPGDFSTAAEAVTPMVVHIRTTMTRTVRQQQMPDIFREFFGDEFGGQRQPRRQQGQASGSGVIISKDGYIVTNNHVVQDADEVEVIMTDKRSFKAKVIGTDPLTDLAVIKVEANNLPAITLGDSDALKLGEWVLAVGYPLDLESTVTAGIVSAKGRRIGILDQDFAQRQGQQGRTEKQGDTPVEAFIQTDAAINPGNSGGALVNLRGELVGINSAIASATGYYSGYGFAVPVSLVKKVSADLLKYGNVQRGYLGILPVELNSTVAKEKGAKVGRGIYVENVVEKGAAEAAGLKKGDVIVKMEGQPLDSDAQMREIIGRRRPGDAITVTINRDGTERDVKVELRNRNGGRELIKKEEVTASTASLSTLGAQFEELSAQDAKQLGVSGGVRVKKIMDGKLAETDVEEGFIIVKANGKNVKSTKDLQAIMSAVKEGEGLMLIGMYPNSSRMYYYAVPV, from the coding sequence ATGAAAAGCAACTGGAAATTATTAGCGTTGATGGCCCTCCTGTCGAGTGCAATAACGCTGGCCGCTTACAACCTGTTGGGATTCAACAACCGGGATGTAATTTTTAACGAATCGTCGCCAATACCCACAATTACGGGTCGTCTGGCCTCTATGCCAGGTGGACCATCAGCTGTACCTGGCGATTTCTCTACCGCAGCAGAAGCCGTTACACCAATGGTTGTTCACATCCGCACGACAATGACTCGCACGGTTCGTCAGCAGCAAATGCCCGACATTTTCCGGGAGTTCTTTGGTGATGAGTTTGGTGGCCAGCGTCAGCCTCGCCGTCAACAGGGACAAGCCTCTGGCTCGGGTGTAATTATTAGTAAAGACGGCTACATTGTTACTAATAATCACGTTGTTCAGGATGCTGATGAGGTTGAAGTTATCATGACTGATAAGCGCAGCTTTAAAGCGAAAGTGATTGGTACCGACCCACTGACGGATCTTGCTGTCATTAAAGTAGAAGCCAATAACCTGCCAGCAATTACACTTGGTGATTCGGATGCACTTAAATTAGGCGAATGGGTGCTCGCTGTTGGTTATCCGCTTGACTTGGAATCGACTGTTACAGCCGGTATTGTAAGTGCCAAAGGACGCCGGATTGGTATTCTGGATCAGGATTTTGCCCAACGCCAGGGCCAGCAGGGACGGACAGAAAAGCAAGGGGATACACCCGTAGAGGCCTTTATTCAAACGGATGCAGCCATCAACCCTGGTAACTCGGGCGGTGCCTTAGTGAACTTGCGTGGCGAACTAGTTGGTATCAACTCGGCTATCGCATCAGCTACGGGTTATTACAGCGGCTATGGTTTCGCAGTACCTGTGTCACTTGTGAAGAAAGTATCAGCTGATTTGCTCAAGTATGGTAACGTACAACGTGGTTACCTTGGCATCCTGCCTGTTGAATTGAACAGCACGGTAGCTAAAGAAAAAGGTGCGAAAGTAGGCCGTGGTATCTATGTAGAGAACGTGGTTGAAAAAGGTGCCGCTGAAGCCGCTGGTCTTAAGAAAGGGGATGTTATCGTAAAAATGGAAGGCCAACCCCTTGATTCTGATGCGCAAATGCGTGAAATCATTGGTCGTCGTCGTCCAGGAGATGCAATTACAGTTACGATCAACCGAGATGGTACCGAACGTGATGTTAAAGTTGAACTTCGTAACCGGAATGGTGGGCGGGAGCTTATCAAGAAAGAAGAAGTTACGGCGTCGACTGCATCGTTGAGCACACTCGGTGCTCAGTTTGAAGAACTATCTGCTCAAGATGCTAAACAATTAGGCGTAAGTGGTGGTGTTCGGGTGAAAAAAATCATGGATGGCAAGTTGGCAGAAACTGATGTTGAGGAAGGTTTTATAATCGTGAAAGCAAACGGTAAAAACGTTAAAAGCACGAAAGATCTTCAAGCCATCATGTCGGCCGTGAAGGAAGGGGAAGGGCTAATGCTCATTGGTATGTACCCTAATAGTTCACGGATGTACTACTATGCAGTGCCTGTTTAA
- the gmd gene encoding GDP-mannose 4,6-dehydratase, whose product MKKALITGITGQDGAYLAELLLEKGYEVHGIKRRSSLFNTQRIDHMYEDPHEKKVPLKLHYGDLSDSANIIRIIQEVQPDEIYNLGAMSHVRVSFDEPEYTAQVDGIGTLRILEAVRLLGLTEKTRIYQASTSELYGGVQGHAQSETTPFYPRSPYAVAKLYGYWITVNYREAYNMFACNGILFNHESPLRGETFVTRKITRAVSRIGLGLQDKVYLGNMDSLRDWGHAKDYVEAMYLILQQDKPEDYVIATGVTTSVRDFVRMAFAEIGVELAFNGEGVEEVGTVVSSTNPEFPVEVGKAVVCIDPRYFRPTEVDLLLGDPTKAMTQLNWKPKYDLPALVKDMMTADIDLFRRDQLLAKSGHQILNYFE is encoded by the coding sequence ATGAAAAAAGCGCTGATTACCGGGATTACCGGACAAGATGGGGCCTATCTGGCCGAATTGCTGTTGGAGAAAGGCTATGAAGTTCACGGAATTAAGCGCCGTAGCTCGCTTTTTAACACACAGCGGATTGACCATATGTATGAAGATCCACATGAGAAAAAAGTGCCTTTAAAGCTTCATTATGGAGACCTGTCTGATTCAGCGAATATTATCCGCATAATCCAGGAAGTACAGCCTGACGAGATTTATAATCTTGGTGCAATGTCGCACGTACGGGTGAGCTTCGATGAACCTGAATATACCGCTCAGGTTGATGGCATTGGGACACTCCGCATTTTGGAAGCCGTTCGGTTATTAGGCCTGACAGAAAAGACCCGTATTTATCAGGCTTCGACATCTGAACTTTATGGTGGTGTTCAAGGACACGCCCAGTCAGAAACAACCCCGTTTTATCCCCGGTCTCCTTATGCTGTAGCTAAATTGTACGGCTATTGGATTACAGTTAACTATCGGGAGGCATACAATATGTTTGCCTGTAACGGAATTCTATTCAACCACGAGTCGCCACTACGGGGTGAAACCTTCGTGACACGTAAGATCACTCGTGCAGTATCGCGTATTGGACTTGGCCTGCAAGACAAGGTGTATCTGGGTAATATGGATTCCCTGCGCGACTGGGGTCATGCTAAAGACTACGTCGAAGCCATGTACCTTATTCTGCAACAAGACAAGCCTGAAGATTATGTGATTGCAACCGGTGTAACCACCAGCGTTCGGGATTTTGTACGGATGGCATTTGCTGAAATCGGTGTTGAACTAGCCTTCAATGGCGAAGGCGTTGAGGAAGTTGGAACGGTTGTAAGTTCGACCAACCCGGAGTTTCCAGTTGAAGTAGGCAAAGCGGTTGTTTGTATCGATCCACGGTATTTCCGCCCAACGGAGGTTGACCTGTTACTTGGCGATCCAACGAAAGCCATGACACAGTTGAACTGGAAACCAAAATATGATTTACCTGCTCTGGTGAAAGATATGATGACGGCTGATATTGATCTCTTCCGACGTGACCAACTGCTTGCTAAGAGCGGTCATCAGATCTTAAATTACTTCGAATAG
- a CDS encoding Hsp20/alpha crystallin family protein produces MNTLVRSNNSYPSLIENFFGRDVNDFFNTSSSSLSNVPAVNVVEHQDGFRIEVAAPGLKKEDFKLNLNHNNLTISGSQETHKEEPDTSNQGANRERYTRREFSYSSFQRTFTLPTSVDADNIRASYTDGLLKIEIPKREEAKIKPSRQIEIGG; encoded by the coding sequence ATGAATACGTTAGTGCGCTCGAACAACAGCTATCCGTCGTTGATCGAAAACTTTTTTGGCCGCGACGTGAACGACTTTTTTAACACTAGTTCGTCCTCCCTCAGCAACGTTCCAGCTGTCAATGTAGTAGAACATCAGGACGGCTTTCGGATTGAAGTAGCTGCACCTGGGTTAAAGAAAGAGGATTTTAAACTCAACCTGAACCACAACAACCTTACAATTTCGGGTTCTCAGGAAACGCATAAGGAGGAACCGGACACAAGCAACCAGGGAGCAAATCGGGAGCGGTACACTCGCCGGGAGTTCAGCTATTCATCCTTTCAACGGACGTTTACACTACCAACATCTGTTGATGCCGACAACATCCGGGCGTCTTATACAGATGGCTTGTTGAAGATTGAGATTCCCAAACGAGAAGAAGCCAAAATAAAGCCATCAAGGCAGATTGAGATTGGTGGATAA
- a CDS encoding SDR family oxidoreductase, which translates to MNPLIVVTGGTKGIGRAIADRFIAEGFDAIICARSVEGLENSFESTSKLLPIAADLSTRAGVNVLLGYIQSLNRPVDVLVNNTGVFQPGQIHNEAEGTFEQLMNTNVASAYHLTRGLVGDMISRRQGHIFMMCSTASITPYTNGGSYCISKFALLGMSRVLREELKPHSVKVTAILPGATLTASWEGTDLPEERFMKPEDVANSAWAAYSLSPGAVMEEILIRPQLGDI; encoded by the coding sequence ATGAATCCACTAATTGTAGTAACTGGCGGAACCAAAGGGATTGGCCGCGCCATTGCCGACCGGTTTATAGCTGAAGGTTTCGACGCTATTATCTGCGCCCGTTCTGTTGAAGGACTAGAAAATTCATTTGAATCGACGTCTAAATTACTACCTATTGCCGCTGACCTGTCAACAAGAGCTGGAGTCAATGTGCTGCTTGGCTATATTCAATCGCTCAACCGTCCTGTAGATGTACTGGTTAATAATACGGGCGTTTTTCAGCCGGGACAAATTCATAATGAGGCCGAAGGAACCTTTGAACAATTGATGAATACCAATGTTGCCAGTGCATATCACCTCACCCGTGGGTTGGTTGGAGACATGATTTCGCGTCGGCAGGGGCATATTTTCATGATGTGCTCCACGGCCAGCATTACACCTTATACTAATGGTGGCTCATACTGCATCTCTAAATTTGCCCTATTAGGAATGAGCCGCGTGCTACGAGAGGAGCTAAAACCGCATAGCGTGAAAGTGACAGCTATTTTGCCTGGCGCAACACTCACGGCCAGCTGGGAAGGCACCGACCTGCCCGAAGAGCGATTTATGAAGCCCGAAGATGTGGCTAACAGCGCCTGGGCTGCCTACTCGCTTTCGCCTGGTGCCGTAATGGAAGAAATTCTTATTCGCCCTCAGTTGGGTGATATTTAG
- a CDS encoding SPOR domain-containing protein has protein sequence MAILAFYLSMSMYYNVSGLFLLGILTLAGCAGSRSVTSGRSTTDYNSYNEDLASVRPVYGVAASSAPVANRPTASATTPTTTTRRPDSRKSNAPVEALHINRRLDLVLDTIATHNRTIRYAPGYRIQVYVGNQRQEADAAKLMISQNFPELSPYLSYNQPTYKLKVGDFMRRLDAERYYTSIRRLITSAQLQPDKVDIRRSLIIK, from the coding sequence ATGGCTATTTTAGCGTTTTATTTATCGATGAGTATGTATTACAACGTGAGTGGATTGTTCTTACTGGGTATATTGACACTGGCTGGTTGTGCAGGTAGCCGTTCAGTTACCTCAGGCCGCTCGACCACCGATTATAACAGCTACAACGAAGATTTAGCTTCGGTACGTCCTGTGTATGGTGTAGCTGCAAGTAGTGCGCCCGTTGCAAATCGCCCAACTGCATCAGCCACAACGCCCACAACTACAACCCGCCGACCTGACAGCCGTAAATCGAATGCACCGGTCGAAGCTCTGCATATTAACCGGCGGCTTGATCTGGTGCTAGATACAATTGCCACTCATAATCGAACGATTCGTTATGCACCAGGCTATAGGATTCAGGTTTATGTTGGCAATCAGCGTCAGGAAGCCGATGCGGCTAAATTGATGATTTCCCAGAATTTCCCTGAACTGAGCCCCTACCTAAGCTACAACCAGCCGACTTACAAGCTTAAAGTCGGTGACTTTATGCGTCGTTTAGATGCCGAACGATACTATACATCAATCCGTCGGTTGATTACATCAGCGCAGTTACAGCCTGATAAAGTGGACATTCGACGTAGCCTAATAATAAAGTAA
- the murB gene encoding UDP-N-acetylmuramate dehydrogenase — translation MLNIQSHVSLKPYNTFRIDANARYWVEISNEEDLQTLLQLSDYIDTPKLILGGGSNVLLCQNFEGLVVKINIQGIDISREDDDHVYLTVGAGVNWHQLVLFCVGKGYAGMENLSLIPGTVGAAPMQNIGAYGVELEQVFESLTAVHVLTGKKQTFTHAHCAFGYRESVFKRELKGQYIITSVTFQLNKHPTFHTRYGAIQETLTTMGVSEDKLSIKAISEAVIHIRRSKLPDPAQIGNAGSFFKNPEIPKSQFDSLNDQYPALPGYPVSDELVKVPAGWLIEQAGWKGYRSGDAGVHAKQALVLVNYGNATGEEILALAKLVQESVQEKFGISISPEVNIVK, via the coding sequence ATGCTGAATATACAAAGCCACGTATCGCTCAAACCCTACAATACATTCCGGATTGATGCCAACGCGCGGTATTGGGTTGAGATTAGTAACGAAGAAGACCTCCAGACCTTACTTCAATTGTCTGACTATATTGATACACCTAAACTGATTCTTGGGGGAGGAAGCAATGTATTGCTATGCCAGAATTTTGAGGGTTTGGTGGTTAAAATTAACATTCAGGGAATCGACATTAGTCGGGAAGACGACGATCATGTTTATCTAACAGTGGGTGCAGGGGTCAACTGGCATCAGTTAGTTCTATTTTGTGTAGGAAAGGGCTATGCCGGCATGGAAAACCTATCCCTCATTCCGGGTACAGTTGGCGCAGCTCCTATGCAAAATATTGGTGCCTATGGGGTGGAGTTGGAGCAGGTATTCGAATCGCTCACTGCGGTCCATGTACTAACCGGAAAAAAACAAACCTTTACCCATGCCCACTGCGCATTTGGCTATCGGGAAAGTGTTTTCAAACGGGAGCTGAAAGGCCAGTACATCATTACAAGCGTCACATTTCAATTAAACAAGCATCCAACGTTTCACACGCGTTACGGGGCTATTCAGGAAACGTTGACGACTATGGGTGTATCAGAAGATAAACTAAGCATTAAGGCAATTAGTGAGGCTGTTATTCATATTCGTCGTAGTAAACTCCCTGATCCGGCACAAATTGGTAATGCAGGCAGTTTTTTCAAAAATCCGGAAATTCCCAAATCCCAGTTTGATTCATTAAACGATCAATATCCAGCCCTTCCCGGTTATCCTGTTAGTGATGAGCTGGTGAAAGTGCCAGCAGGTTGGCTGATTGAGCAGGCGGGTTGGAAAGGCTATCGCTCTGGCGATGCAGGTGTTCATGCCAAACAGGCATTAGTGTTAGTCAACTACGGCAATGCCACAGGTGAGGAAATTCTGGCTCTTGCCAAACTGGTGCAGGAGTCCGTTCAGGAGAAGTTTGGGATATCTATCTCGCCTGAAGTCAATATAGTCAAATGA
- a CDS encoding ROK family protein, which translates to MASVEYLGIDVGGTNVKMGIVDANTGKISNFYSHDTISWRESGHFVERFGDAVALQLLSNKDVKKVGIGLPGMLNRERTVPLEITAIPEINGIPMVELLSKRFPGTQFFLANDANAAALGEYYFAEEKITENYIFITLGTGVGGAAIINKKIFTGGDGNAMEPGHIPSRNGRVLERNIGKKELLDLANERRSEFKGETHLADDGSISTTGLVAAAAEGDELALQIWTEVGEMLGEGLAALIKILDIKQVLIGGGLSASFDYIIPAVTKTLDYWLNPYYKNGLSIKKATLGNDAGLLGAASLCFE; encoded by the coding sequence ATGGCTTCCGTTGAGTATTTAGGTATTGACGTCGGCGGTACGAACGTCAAAATGGGTATTGTCGATGCGAATACCGGTAAGATTTCCAATTTTTATAGCCACGACACCATCAGCTGGCGCGAATCAGGCCATTTTGTCGAGCGATTTGGTGATGCGGTTGCTCTGCAATTGTTAAGCAATAAAGATGTAAAAAAAGTAGGGATTGGTTTGCCGGGTATGCTCAATCGCGAGCGAACGGTTCCACTTGAAATTACGGCTATTCCAGAAATCAATGGTATTCCCATGGTGGAATTGCTAAGTAAACGGTTTCCGGGCACCCAATTTTTTCTGGCAAATGATGCCAATGCTGCGGCTTTGGGAGAATACTACTTTGCCGAAGAAAAAATTACCGAAAACTACATTTTCATTACGCTTGGTACTGGCGTAGGCGGTGCTGCTATCATCAACAAGAAAATATTTACCGGAGGGGATGGCAACGCTATGGAGCCAGGTCATATACCTTCTCGCAATGGCCGTGTACTCGAACGTAATATTGGCAAAAAAGAACTCCTTGACTTAGCTAATGAACGTCGGAGTGAATTTAAGGGTGAAACTCATTTAGCGGATGATGGTAGTATCTCAACAACCGGCTTGGTAGCAGCTGCGGCCGAAGGTGATGAGTTGGCTTTACAAATCTGGACGGAAGTCGGAGAGATGTTGGGCGAGGGCCTGGCTGCGCTCATTAAAATTCTGGACATCAAGCAGGTGCTAATTGGCGGAGGCTTGTCAGCTTCATTTGATTACATTATACCTGCCGTTACTAAAACACTCGATTATTGGCTCAATCCTTATTATAAAAATGGCTTGAGCATCAAGAAGGCCACGCTCGGAAATGATGCTGGCTTGCTTGGTGCCGCTTCGCTTTGTTTTGAGTAA
- a CDS encoding thymidine kinase → MFIEPSRRREPPHLRTGWIEVICGSMFSGKTEELIRRLIRARIAKLNVRIFKPALDTRYHEENIVSHSAVAIHSTPVQTAGQILMLAGDCDVVGVDEAQFFDKDIADVCNELANQGKRVIVAGLDMDFSGKPFGCMPHLLSVAEYVTKVHAICVVCGDIAQYSYRLVPSQERVLLGETDSYEARCRRCFNLGDEAGQKEWAYEDVNNDE, encoded by the coding sequence ATGTTTATTGAACCCTCCCGACGACGCGAACCGCCCCATCTCCGTACTGGTTGGATTGAAGTAATCTGTGGTTCTATGTTCTCTGGTAAAACCGAAGAATTAATTCGTCGGCTCATTCGGGCCCGTATTGCCAAATTGAATGTCCGCATTTTTAAACCTGCCCTAGACACTCGCTATCACGAAGAAAATATTGTTTCTCACTCTGCCGTGGCCATTCACTCAACGCCTGTGCAAACAGCGGGCCAGATTCTCATGTTAGCGGGTGATTGTGATGTAGTTGGGGTAGATGAAGCTCAGTTTTTCGATAAAGACATTGCAGATGTCTGTAATGAATTAGCCAATCAGGGTAAACGAGTCATTGTAGCGGGCCTGGATATGGATTTTTCCGGGAAGCCGTTTGGTTGTATGCCTCACTTGCTAAGTGTTGCCGAATACGTAACCAAAGTGCACGCCATCTGTGTCGTTTGTGGGGATATAGCTCAGTACTCATATCGGCTTGTCCCTTCGCAGGAACGCGTATTGTTGGGTGAAACAGATAGTTACGAAGCTCGCTGTCGGCGCTGTTTTAACCTTGGCGATGAAGCTGGGCAAAAAGAATGGGCTTACGAAGACGTTAATAACGATGAGTGA
- a CDS encoding helix-hairpin-helix domain-containing protein yields the protein MRIASLLIVVGWLATIPAFCQLSTPSSRRIDRSGDISRYLQDLFPVQTEGIDYESVYDALTQLYANPIDLNTATRDELQTTYLLSERQLTSLANYRAEFGDLLSIYELQAVPGFDLPTIRRLLPFVLVAGIPGLFGALPTPTDNYLILRYEQILEQQKGFSEATPDKKGNLPTRYLGNSGQWYARYRYSRPRAFSIGFTMEKDPGERINWQPSVHRYGADYSSFHAQVQNRGRWRNILLGDYQMQVGQGLVLSAGFVLGKSAETVQTVRRPTLGARPYTSLTEYGYFRGATATYALHKTMDLTLLVARNQRDANLAQDSLGTGVIATSLQTSGLHRTQSEIDDQGSLVETNLGAHLLYHNRHQFQLGLTILRTSFDKFLQKRDLAYNQYEFTGKHNLVVGLHGGYIWHNWNLFGEIARSSGSATNSGGVGAIGGALASLTKKLDMAVVLRHYDRNFHSFYSNAFSEGSRSINESGAYLGLKYTIYRKLTVGGFLDYFNFPWLKYLVDKPSNGFDYLLQARYTPNRKTAFYAVYHEEHKQKNLTIDKIKDVVGTIRRNYALNAEYTLVRGVSLRSRVQWGGFAYSGQPVSRGFALVQDATLDYRRLSISGRVALFGTDDYDSRQYVYERDVLYAFSFPAYFNRGVRHYLLAQYSLSRHLDIWMRWARTDLTNQDTVGSDLDQIDAPHKTEVKVQARWRF from the coding sequence TTGCGAATTGCTTCCCTACTCATAGTGGTCGGATGGCTGGCCACTATTCCTGCATTCTGCCAACTCAGCACGCCTTCAAGCCGAAGAATAGATCGGTCGGGCGATATTAGCCGATATTTACAGGATTTGTTTCCCGTACAAACGGAGGGTATTGACTATGAGTCTGTATACGATGCGCTGACGCAACTCTATGCCAATCCCATCGATCTGAATACAGCAACTCGGGACGAGCTTCAGACAACGTATCTTTTGTCCGAGCGCCAATTGACTAGTTTGGCAAACTACCGTGCTGAGTTCGGGGATCTTTTATCCATTTACGAGTTACAGGCCGTACCTGGATTCGACTTACCAACAATTCGGCGTTTGTTGCCTTTCGTATTGGTAGCCGGAATCCCTGGTCTGTTTGGTGCTTTACCGACACCAACTGATAACTACCTTATTTTGCGCTATGAGCAGATTCTGGAACAGCAAAAGGGTTTTTCAGAAGCTACTCCCGACAAAAAAGGAAACCTCCCGACGCGCTATCTGGGTAATTCCGGACAGTGGTATGCTCGTTATCGGTACAGCCGGCCTCGTGCTTTCAGTATTGGGTTCACGATGGAGAAAGACCCCGGTGAGCGAATAAACTGGCAGCCTTCGGTGCATCGTTATGGTGCTGATTATAGTTCGTTTCACGCTCAGGTACAAAATCGGGGCCGCTGGCGAAATATCTTACTGGGCGATTATCAAATGCAGGTTGGGCAAGGTTTGGTCTTATCTGCCGGATTTGTTCTAGGTAAAAGTGCCGAGACAGTACAGACCGTTCGTAGACCAACGCTTGGGGCACGTCCCTATACCTCACTAACGGAATATGGCTACTTCCGGGGTGCAACAGCCACCTATGCTTTACACAAAACAATGGATCTAACGCTGTTAGTCGCTCGGAACCAGCGTGATGCCAACCTGGCACAGGATAGTTTGGGAACGGGAGTTATAGCGACCTCCCTGCAAACGTCCGGTCTTCATCGGACGCAATCTGAGATTGATGATCAGGGTAGTTTAGTAGAGACTAATCTTGGGGCGCATCTATTGTATCATAACCGCCACCAGTTTCAACTGGGCCTAACTATACTCCGTACCTCTTTCGATAAATTTCTGCAGAAGCGCGACTTAGCCTACAACCAATATGAATTTACTGGAAAGCACAACCTGGTTGTTGGCCTTCACGGGGGCTACATCTGGCATAACTGGAACCTATTTGGTGAAATAGCACGTAGTAGCGGTTCTGCAACGAATTCAGGAGGTGTTGGCGCAATAGGCGGTGCTTTAGCGAGCCTGACTAAAAAGCTGGATATGGCCGTCGTACTGCGGCATTACGACCGCAATTTCCATAGTTTTTATAGCAATGCGTTCAGCGAAGGAAGTCGAAGCATAAACGAGTCAGGAGCGTATCTGGGATTGAAATACACTATTTACCGCAAGCTGACAGTTGGTGGATTTTTGGACTACTTCAATTTTCCCTGGCTAAAATATTTGGTTGATAAGCCATCCAACGGGTTCGATTATCTGCTCCAGGCCCGCTACACGCCAAATCGAAAAACGGCGTTTTATGCCGTCTACCATGAAGAACATAAGCAGAAGAACTTAACGATTGATAAGATCAAAGATGTGGTCGGAACAATCCGCCGGAATTACGCACTCAATGCCGAATACACATTGGTGCGAGGGGTATCGTTACGCTCACGAGTGCAGTGGGGCGGATTTGCTTACTCAGGCCAACCCGTTTCTCGTGGGTTTGCACTAGTGCAGGATGCAACGCTGGATTACCGGCGGCTGAGCATTAGTGGGCGAGTAGCGCTGTTTGGCACCGATGATTACGATAGTCGGCAGTATGTATATGAGCGTGATGTACTTTATGCATTTTCATTTCCGGCCTACTTCAACCGAGGTGTCCGGCATTATTTATTAGCGCAGTATAGCTTAAGCCGTCATTTGGATATCTGGATGCGTTGGGCCAGAACCGACCTTACCAACCAGGATACCGTTGGCTCCGATCTCGACCAGATTGATGCTCCACACAAAACGGAAGTAAAGGTACAGGCACGGTGGCGATTCTAA
- a CDS encoding ABC transporter ATP-binding protein: MIDIKNISKTFGDRQILTSINGSFKPGDTSLIIGGSGTGKSVLLKCMIGLIKPDTGEVLYDGRDFLTSNLEEQKAIRREMGVLFQGSALFDSKTVLENVRFPLDMLTSQPEDEKLERAYECLRRVGLEAAADRMPSEISGGMKKRVGIARAIVLNPKYLFCDEPNSGLDPLTSIKIDQLISEITDEFKITTVVITHDMNSMMEIGEQIMFLYQGKKLWEGNSDTLIHSNVKELNEFINANKLIREMEK, translated from the coding sequence ATGATTGATATAAAAAACATATCGAAAACCTTCGGTGATCGGCAGATTTTGACGAGCATCAACGGATCGTTCAAACCTGGCGACACAAGTTTGATTATTGGTGGTAGTGGGACCGGAAAAAGTGTACTGCTTAAATGCATGATTGGCCTAATTAAGCCCGATACAGGCGAAGTCCTCTATGATGGCCGTGATTTTTTAACAAGTAACCTTGAGGAACAGAAGGCCATTCGGCGGGAGATGGGTGTCCTGTTTCAGGGGTCAGCTCTATTTGACTCGAAGACCGTTCTGGAAAATGTTCGGTTTCCGCTCGACATGCTGACCAGTCAGCCCGAAGATGAAAAACTAGAACGCGCTTATGAGTGTTTGCGTCGGGTTGGGTTGGAGGCTGCCGCCGACCGTATGCCGTCGGAAATCAGTGGTGGTATGAAAAAGCGCGTTGGCATTGCCCGAGCTATCGTTCTGAACCCTAAGTACCTATTTTGCGATGAGCCCAACTCAGGTCTTGACCCGCTAACATCCATTAAGATTGATCAGCTAATCTCCGAAATCACGGATGAATTTAAGATTACAACGGTAGTCATCACGCATGATATGAACTCAATGATGGAGATTGGTGAACAAATCATGTTTTTATATCAGGGCAAAAAACTCTGGGAAGGCAACAGTGACACGCTTATCCATTCGAACGTGAAGGAACTAAACGAGTTTATCAACGCCAATAAACTCATCCGGGAAATGGAAAAGTGA